The Pseudanabaena sp. ABRG5-3 genome includes the window TTTTAGCAAAAGGTGATGTGGCGCTGAGTGTGACCCTAACCGCTTTAAGTAGTTTGATTACGATATTTACGATTCCTGTGTTTGCTAATTTGGCGAGTCAACATTTCTTTGGACAAAGTGCGGCGGTTGAGTTACCGATTGGGACAACGATTCTGCAAATTTTTGTGATTACCTTTTTACCGATCGCGATCGGTATGAGTATTCGGCAATTTGCGCCTACCCTATCCGCAAAGTTAGAAAAAGTAACCAGTGTCTCGGCTGCGGTATTACTGGCTGTGATTATTTTGTTGCTGATCATTAAAGAGTGGAGTCGTCTGCCCAATTTTATTGTCCAAGTTGGGGTTGGAGTTTTGCTGTTAAATGTACTGTCGATGGCAGCAGGATTCTATTTGAGCAAACTTTTTCAGCTTAACCCTAAGCAACAAATCTGTATCAGTATTGAGGTGGGTCTGCAAAATGGAACTCTAGCGATCGGTATTACCGCAGGATTGCTCAATAATCCTGATATGGCGGTTCCTGCGGCAATTTATAGCTTATTGATGTATGTGACGGGATGTTTGGCGATCGCCTATGGGCGCAAGTTGGCTGAAACATAAAAAAGGGGGCGCAATGCGCCCCCTTTTTTACTCACGGTTAGGCTTGTCAGTGGCGCGGTTGAGTAACCAGAGTGAGGTGACTAAGCCGACAAAGTGGGCAAAGATAATATTGAAACTTGCCTGAATAATCTGAAAGTCAAGGGGCTGAATGGTCAGGTTAAAGTTGCCAGCACCAGCAAATACCCCCTGTTGTGATCGCAGAGTTAAAGCCCCTACGATTGAAGCGGCTCCGATTAAGGTAATCAACATCCCCAATAAATTAATGATGATGCCAATTTTGATTTGAAATACGGTTTGGCTTTTAGTAGGGCGATCGGGCGATCGCAGCTTTTTCGCCATTTG containing:
- a CDS encoding bile acid:sodium symporter family protein; translated protein: MESNIFTSLILPIALGTMMLGMGLSLVPEDFQRVGKYPKAVAIGLISQLVLLPLIGLAIAKLVPMQPAIATGLMILALCPGGVSSNLVTFLAKGDVALSVTLTALSSLITIFTIPVFANLASQHFFGQSAAVELPIGTTILQIFVITFLPIAIGMSIRQFAPTLSAKLEKVTSVSAAVLLAVIILLLIIKEWSRLPNFIVQVGVGVLLLNVLSMAAGFYLSKLFQLNPKQQICISIEVGLQNGTLAIGITAGLLNNPDMAVPAAIYSLLMYVTGCLAIAYGRKLAET
- a CDS encoding DUF3611 family protein; the protein is MPRELKSAKKEEDNSDVSPNVLRVVLAFRRWGWASFWTQVVLCVVSSLVLLQLILLKAPTTNTPTGADSNPATLPGLSFAWAGIAVLGASIFWNFRYTQMAKKLRSPDRPTKSQTVFQIKIGIIINLLGMLITLIGAASIVGALTLRSQQGVFAGAGNFNLTIQPLDFQIIQASFNIIFAHFVGLVTSLWLLNRATDKPNRE